Proteins from one Streptomyces sp. NBC_00289 genomic window:
- the ftsX gene encoding permease-like cell division protein FtsX, protein MRAQFVLSEIGVGLRRNLTMTFAVIVSVALSLALFGGSLLMSDQVTTMKGYWYDKVNVSVFLCNKSDAESDPNCAKGAVTEDQKKTIRADLDKMTSVVQEVTYESQDQAYKHYKEQFGDSPLASSLTPDQMQESYRIKLKDPEKYQVIATAFDGRDGVQSVQDQKGILDNLFGLLNGMNWAARAVMALMLVVALMLIVNTVRVSAFSRRRETGIMRLVGASGFYIQAPFIMEAAVAGLIGGTVACGFLVVARYFLIDHGLALSEKLNLINFIGWDAVLTKLPLILATSLLMPALAAFFALRKYLKV, encoded by the coding sequence ATGCGCGCCCAGTTCGTACTGTCGGAGATCGGCGTCGGTCTCCGCCGCAACCTGACGATGACCTTCGCCGTCATCGTCTCCGTAGCCCTGTCCCTGGCCCTGTTCGGCGGGTCGCTGCTGATGAGCGACCAGGTCACCACCATGAAGGGCTACTGGTACGACAAGGTCAACGTCTCGGTCTTCCTCTGCAACAAGAGCGACGCCGAGTCCGACCCCAACTGTGCCAAGGGCGCGGTCACCGAGGATCAGAAGAAGACGATCCGCGCCGACCTGGACAAGATGACGTCGGTCGTCCAGGAGGTGACCTACGAGTCGCAGGACCAGGCGTACAAGCACTACAAGGAGCAGTTCGGCGACTCCCCCCTGGCCAGCTCCCTCACTCCGGACCAGATGCAGGAGTCGTACCGCATCAAGCTGAAGGACCCGGAGAAGTACCAGGTCATCGCGACCGCCTTCGACGGGCGTGACGGTGTGCAGTCGGTGCAGGACCAGAAGGGCATCCTGGACAACCTCTTCGGGCTGCTGAACGGCATGAACTGGGCCGCCCGCGCGGTGATGGCCCTCATGCTGGTGGTCGCGCTGATGCTGATCGTCAACACCGTGCGCGTCTCCGCGTTCAGCCGGCGGCGTGAGACCGGCATCATGCGCCTGGTGGGCGCCTCGGGCTTCTACATCCAGGCGCCGTTCATCATGGAGGCCGCGGTCGCCGGCCTCATCGGCGGCACGGTCGCCTGCGGATTCCTGGTGGTCGCCCGCTACTTCCTCATCGACCACGGCCTGGCCCTGTCCGAGAAGCTGAACCTGATCAACTTCATCGGCTGGGACGCCGTCCTGACGAAGCTGCCGCTCATCCTGGCCACGAGTCTGCTGATGCCCGCGCTTGCCGCGTTCTTCGCGCTGCGCAAGTACCTGAAGGTGTGA
- a CDS encoding S41 family peptidase produces MSGPDLFSQPRRVRRGAALTLVFASVLVAGAATGALPDADRKSASGAPRSSAASHHEDVTAAAAAAIADGKSPMKAAQRAVSRSGDRWAAVYSQGDYEEFEEALDGEYTGVGLWTRRERDGRIEVTKVAAGSPAAGAGIHQGDRLRSVDGEQVDGRPVTEVVALLRGDTTDAPAGTRVRLGLERGTRAWDLTVRRARLSTDSVTVRRLAGGVTVIRIDSFTKGCGDVVRTAVRQAPASRGIILDLRGNSGGLVTEAVTAASAFLDGGLVATYDVDGRQRALHAEPGGDTDRPLVTLVDGGTMSAAELLTGALQDRGRAVVVGSRTFGKGSVQMPSRLPGGSVAELTVGHYRTPSGRGVDGAGITPDLDADAGALERAETVLGGLGDAP; encoded by the coding sequence ATGTCAGGCCCCGACCTGTTCTCCCAGCCCCGCCGCGTCCGCCGCGGGGCGGCCCTGACATTGGTTTTCGCGAGCGTGCTCGTGGCCGGTGCCGCGACCGGTGCGCTTCCTGACGCCGACCGGAAGTCGGCGTCGGGCGCCCCGCGTTCGTCCGCCGCGAGTCACCACGAGGACGTCACCGCCGCGGCCGCGGCGGCCATCGCCGACGGCAAGTCCCCCATGAAGGCCGCCCAGCGCGCGGTCAGCCGCAGCGGGGACCGGTGGGCCGCGGTCTACTCCCAGGGTGACTACGAGGAGTTCGAGGAAGCCCTCGACGGCGAGTACACCGGCGTCGGCCTCTGGACGCGGCGCGAGCGCGACGGCCGTATCGAAGTGACCAAGGTGGCCGCCGGATCACCCGCGGCCGGCGCCGGAATCCACCAGGGCGACCGGCTGCGCAGCGTCGACGGCGAGCAGGTCGACGGGCGGCCCGTCACCGAAGTCGTCGCCTTACTGCGCGGTGACACCACGGACGCGCCCGCCGGTACGCGCGTGCGCCTCGGCCTGGAGCGCGGCACGCGCGCGTGGGACCTCACCGTCCGGCGGGCCCGGCTGTCCACGGACTCGGTCACCGTGCGCAGGCTCGCCGGCGGTGTCACCGTGATCAGGATCGACTCGTTCACCAAGGGCTGCGGCGACGTCGTACGCACCGCCGTACGACAGGCCCCGGCATCCCGCGGCATCATCCTCGATCTGCGCGGCAACTCCGGCGGCCTGGTCACCGAGGCCGTCACGGCCGCCTCCGCCTTCCTCGACGGCGGCCTCGTCGCCACGTACGACGTCGACGGCAGGCAGCGCGCCCTGCACGCCGAACCGGGCGGCGACACCGACAGGCCCCTGGTGACGCTCGTCGACGGCGGCACGATGAGCGCGGCCGAACTGCTCACCGGGGCCCTGCAGGACCGCGGCCGCGCGGTGGTCGTGGGCTCCAGGACCTTCGGCAAGGGCTCGGTGCAGATGCCGAGCCGGCTGCCCGGCGGCTCCGTCGCCGAGCTGACCGTCGGCCACTACCGCACCCCCTCGGGCCGCGGAGTCGACGGGGCCGGGATCACACCCGACCTCGACGCCGACGCCGGGGCGCTGGAACGCGCCGAGACCGTACTGGGCGGGCTCGGGGACGCCCCGTGA
- a CDS encoding serine/threonine-protein kinase: MRPVGSKYLLEEPLGRGATGTVWRARQRETAGAEAAVPGQPGETVAIKVLKEELASDADIVMRFLRERSVLLRLTHPNIVRVRDLVVEGDLLALVMDLVEGPDLHRYLRENGPFTPVAAALLTAQIADALAASHADGVVHRDLKPANVLLRQDGGQMHPMLTDFGIARLADSPGLTRTHEFVGTPAYVAPESAEGRPQTSAVDVYGAGILLYELVTGRPPFGGGSALEVLHQHLSAEPRRPSTVPDPLWTVIERCLSKNPDYRPSAENLARGLRVVAEGIGVHANPAQISAADNVAVLLAPDPTPAAVPGAAGSADPTQVLPHGAGAYDPNAATSYLPHTGGPGNTVGAADPTAVLPNTGAADPTAVMPPVPPGQPGQPEEPHPWQNQLRAARDRNEQTQVQYLDPNEDPLRRRPQRQVARPQQQPRPQQQQPQQRPRQQRPPQGAQPGYGYPQQQQPQQYAPQHQQPQQRYAPPAPQQPQRPQQPQRPAREPREPRQRGANPMKIPGLGCLKGCLFTIVILFVAAWLIWELSPLQDWIGTGKGFFDQIGDWSHKVSKRIGELNGG; the protein is encoded by the coding sequence GTGCGGCCGGTAGGCAGCAAGTACCTGCTCGAGGAGCCGCTCGGACGCGGCGCCACGGGCACCGTCTGGCGAGCCCGCCAGCGGGAGACCGCGGGCGCGGAGGCGGCCGTGCCGGGCCAGCCCGGCGAGACCGTCGCGATCAAGGTCCTCAAGGAAGAGCTCGCGAGCGACGCCGACATCGTGATGCGGTTCCTGCGGGAGCGCTCCGTCCTGCTCCGCCTGACCCACCCGAACATCGTGCGGGTCCGCGACCTGGTGGTCGAGGGCGATCTGCTGGCGCTGGTCATGGACCTCGTCGAGGGCCCCGACCTGCACCGCTACCTGCGCGAGAACGGCCCCTTCACCCCCGTCGCCGCCGCGCTGCTGACCGCGCAGATCGCCGACGCGCTCGCCGCCAGCCACGCCGACGGGGTCGTGCACCGCGACCTGAAGCCCGCGAACGTCCTGCTGCGGCAGGACGGCGGTCAGATGCACCCGATGCTGACCGACTTCGGTATCGCGCGTCTGGCCGACTCCCCGGGCCTCACCCGCACCCACGAGTTCGTCGGCACCCCCGCCTACGTCGCCCCGGAGTCCGCCGAGGGCCGCCCGCAGACCTCCGCCGTCGACGTCTACGGCGCCGGCATCCTGCTGTACGAACTGGTCACCGGCCGTCCCCCGTTCGGCGGCGGGTCGGCCCTCGAGGTCCTGCACCAGCACCTGAGCGCGGAGCCGCGCCGCCCGTCCACGGTCCCCGACCCGCTCTGGACGGTCATAGAGCGCTGCCTGAGCAAGAACCCCGACTACCGGCCCAGCGCCGAGAACCTCGCGCGCGGCCTGCGCGTCGTCGCCGAGGGCATCGGCGTGCACGCGAACCCCGCGCAGATCTCCGCCGCGGACAACGTCGCCGTCCTGCTCGCGCCGGACCCGACGCCGGCCGCCGTGCCCGGCGCGGCCGGTTCGGCGGACCCGACGCAGGTGCTGCCGCACGGCGCGGGCGCCTACGACCCGAACGCCGCGACCAGCTACCTGCCGCACACCGGCGGTCCCGGCAACACGGTCGGCGCCGCCGACCCCACCGCCGTACTGCCGAACACGGGCGCGGCCGACCCGACGGCCGTCATGCCGCCGGTGCCCCCGGGGCAGCCCGGCCAGCCCGAGGAGCCGCACCCCTGGCAGAACCAGCTGCGCGCCGCCCGGGACCGCAACGAACAGACGCAGGTCCAGTACCTCGACCCCAACGAGGACCCGCTGCGCCGACGCCCCCAGCGGCAGGTCGCCCGCCCGCAGCAGCAACCGCGCCCCCAGCAGCAGCAGCCGCAGCAGCGGCCCCGGCAGCAGCGTCCGCCGCAGGGCGCGCAGCCCGGGTACGGCTATCCGCAGCAGCAACAGCCACAGCAGTACGCCCCCCAGCACCAGCAGCCCCAGCAGCGGTACGCACCGCCCGCCCCGCAGCAGCCCCAGCGGCCACAGCAGCCGCAGCGGCCCGCGCGCGAGCCCCGTGAGCCGCGCCAGCGCGGCGCCAACCCGATGAAGATCCCCGGTCTGGGCTGTCTGAAGGGGTGCCTGTTCACGATCGTCATCCTGTTCGTCGCCGCCTGGCTCATCTGGGAGCTCAGCCCGCTGCAGGACTGGATCGGCACCGGCAAGGGCTTCTTCGACCAGATCGGGGACTGGTCCCACAAGGTGAGCAAGCGGATCGGGGAACTGAACGGCGGCTGA
- a CDS encoding FtsK/SpoIIIE domain-containing protein, translating into MQIRLTVVDPQGPTSPTPGSSRAEGLPPSRGRAASCDVLVTAPAGTALATVASALASAVAGDLGAAQPERSRESGGGQVVLYAGAERLDGARCTLGEPPLIDGAVLSLGAPAEPEPHPEVDDAPTQLHVVAGPDAGGVHLLHGGQIHLGRSADADVPLDDPDVSRLHCAVTVAADGRVSVADLGSTNGTTLDGARVGTRPVRFAPGALLRIGESALRLTPAGGPGARMPTTPDGEGQVRVPAGSGAADGDEAARARAAVGAGGGGAAGPAGPTRHTYGTAGWGASGGVPDDRGHGFAAPRAVPEQGGAPRIESAGPPRSDGGEPRLHGGRAVLPRQTSGGDTHAGSAGALAGADGQTHPGQHGSHPRGGPLADGTAHTGQTGGGGQDGSAGEDGGLEPEGGDREAPGSGRRKGTPLRGTEVPQGLRRRGGLGAWARRLTGGRGEQEPAPREPYDEEPAPVSVEPPDPAPQAPDTWPDPAALLLTALGPGPRLWERGPGHPEALTVRLGTADRPAPDGSGLLPAVPVTADLREAGALGLAGPRTRLTGLARAVVAQLSALHSPDALEVVLISADRSRPLAERTAEWSWLGWLPHVRPGHGQDCRLLLAYDREQATARTDELLRRLEDHLAETRNGTRSEAGSGRAAPSAEAGDPAPTDAASHRPSWAQEDDTSDGSGADGGFAGPYTVLVVDGDAGGAAVREAVARLALEGPRAGIHVVCLAETAPASPASPVTDTYEAACAASPTFRECGAVALLSGDVATALRLLRVARAGPRTAEPGPVGHGTVAAVDAVSPAWAERFARALAPLRTESAAGERLTRVSAPLPQAARLLDELGLARATPASLMARWADAADDAESLGGRAWAVLGAGPRGPVCADLVAEGPHLLIEGPAGSGRTELLRAVVASLAAAERPDRLSIVLVDGRDSVGAGGGHGEGLRVCTDVPHVTTHLTANDPVRMREFAQSLSAELKRRAELLGRSDFAEWHTGRELSGRMVAQRTAAARGVSGAGDLGGDLDAPSSSTLRLRPAAARRQAETAPPLPRLVVVVDDFDALVSPALGSPGRPAAGSVIRALEAVAREGERLGVHLVAAAGPGGRTAETEPARRATLRVALDAPASGPDEPAPGRGRLTWSDGRMTPFQGGRVTGRIPRTATLRPTVVPLEWHRMGDPPTRRPVRELGNGPTDLALLASALERAAREVSATEVPSLL; encoded by the coding sequence ATGCAGATCCGGCTGACCGTCGTAGACCCGCAGGGCCCGACCTCCCCCACGCCCGGCTCCTCGCGCGCGGAGGGGCTCCCACCGTCGCGGGGCCGCGCCGCGAGCTGCGACGTGCTGGTGACGGCGCCCGCCGGCACCGCCCTGGCAACGGTGGCGTCGGCGCTGGCCTCGGCGGTCGCCGGTGACCTGGGCGCCGCCCAGCCCGAGCGGAGCAGGGAGTCCGGCGGCGGTCAGGTGGTGCTGTACGCGGGCGCGGAGCGCCTCGACGGAGCCCGCTGCACCCTCGGCGAGCCCCCGCTGATCGACGGTGCCGTGCTGTCCCTGGGCGCCCCGGCCGAACCCGAACCGCACCCCGAGGTCGACGACGCCCCGACCCAGCTCCACGTGGTCGCGGGCCCCGACGCGGGCGGCGTCCACCTGCTGCACGGCGGTCAGATCCATCTGGGCCGTTCCGCCGACGCCGACGTCCCGCTCGACGACCCGGACGTCTCGCGCCTGCACTGCGCGGTCACGGTCGCCGCCGACGGCCGCGTCTCTGTCGCCGACCTCGGCTCCACCAACGGCACCACCCTGGACGGCGCCCGCGTGGGCACCCGCCCGGTGCGGTTCGCCCCGGGCGCGCTGCTGCGCATCGGCGAATCGGCCCTGCGGCTGACTCCGGCCGGGGGACCCGGCGCGCGGATGCCCACGACACCGGACGGTGAGGGACAGGTGCGGGTCCCCGCCGGGAGCGGTGCCGCGGACGGGGACGAAGCGGCACGCGCGCGTGCGGCCGTCGGCGCCGGAGGCGGCGGCGCGGCCGGCCCCGCCGGGCCGACCCGGCACACGTACGGCACGGCGGGATGGGGCGCCTCCGGAGGAGTTCCGGACGACCGGGGACACGGCTTCGCCGCACCGCGTGCGGTGCCGGAGCAGGGCGGGGCGCCACGCATCGAGAGCGCCGGCCCGCCCCGCTCCGACGGCGGCGAGCCCAGGCTGCACGGCGGGCGGGCGGTCCTCCCGCGCCAGACCTCCGGCGGCGACACCCACGCCGGCTCCGCGGGCGCGCTCGCGGGCGCCGACGGACAGACCCACCCGGGACAGCACGGCTCGCACCCGCGCGGCGGCCCCTTGGCCGACGGTACGGCCCACACCGGCCAGACCGGCGGGGGCGGCCAGGACGGCTCCGCCGGCGAGGACGGCGGCCTTGAGCCGGAGGGCGGCGACCGGGAGGCGCCCGGAAGCGGCCGCCGCAAGGGCACCCCCCTCCGGGGCACCGAGGTCCCGCAGGGTCTGCGCCGACGCGGCGGGCTCGGCGCGTGGGCACGACGGCTCACCGGCGGGCGCGGCGAACAGGAACCGGCCCCGCGGGAGCCGTACGACGAGGAGCCGGCGCCTGTCTCCGTCGAGCCGCCGGACCCGGCACCCCAGGCGCCGGACACCTGGCCGGACCCGGCGGCACTGCTGCTGACGGCACTCGGCCCCGGGCCACGCCTGTGGGAGCGCGGGCCGGGACACCCCGAAGCCCTCACCGTGCGGCTCGGCACCGCCGACCGTCCGGCGCCCGACGGCTCGGGACTGCTGCCCGCCGTCCCCGTGACCGCCGACCTGCGCGAGGCCGGAGCCCTCGGCCTGGCCGGCCCGCGCACGCGGCTCACCGGGCTGGCCCGCGCGGTGGTGGCCCAGCTCTCCGCGCTGCACTCGCCGGACGCCCTGGAAGTCGTCCTGATCAGCGCGGACCGCTCCCGGCCCCTGGCGGAGCGCACCGCCGAGTGGTCCTGGCTCGGCTGGCTCCCGCATGTGCGTCCGGGACACGGCCAGGACTGCCGCCTGCTGCTCGCCTACGACCGTGAGCAGGCCACCGCCCGTACCGACGAACTCCTGCGCCGCCTCGAGGACCACCTGGCGGAGACGCGGAACGGGACAAGGTCCGAGGCGGGAAGCGGCCGAGCCGCCCCGTCCGCGGAAGCCGGCGATCCGGCCCCCACCGACGCCGCCTCCCACCGCCCGTCCTGGGCCCAAGAGGACGACACGTCCGACGGCTCGGGAGCAGACGGCGGATTCGCGGGCCCGTACACCGTGCTCGTCGTGGACGGCGACGCCGGCGGCGCCGCCGTGCGCGAGGCGGTGGCGCGGCTGGCGCTGGAGGGCCCGCGGGCCGGCATACATGTGGTGTGCCTCGCCGAGACGGCACCCGCCTCGCCCGCCTCGCCGGTCACGGACACCTACGAGGCGGCCTGCGCGGCCTCGCCCACGTTCCGCGAGTGCGGTGCCGTCGCCCTGCTCAGCGGGGACGTGGCGACCGCGCTGCGACTGCTGAGGGTCGCGCGGGCCGGACCGCGCACCGCCGAGCCCGGCCCCGTCGGACACGGCACCGTCGCCGCCGTGGACGCCGTCTCGCCCGCCTGGGCCGAGCGGTTCGCGCGGGCGCTGGCGCCACTGCGGACGGAGAGCGCCGCCGGTGAGCGGCTTACGCGCGTGTCCGCGCCGTTGCCCCAGGCGGCCCGGCTGCTCGACGAGTTGGGGCTCGCCCGGGCCACCCCGGCGTCCCTGATGGCCCGCTGGGCGGACGCCGCCGACGACGCCGAGTCGCTGGGCGGACGGGCCTGGGCCGTGCTCGGCGCCGGACCGCGCGGCCCGGTCTGCGCCGACCTGGTGGCCGAGGGTCCGCACCTGCTGATCGAAGGGCCGGCGGGCAGCGGCCGGACGGAGCTGCTGCGTGCCGTCGTCGCCTCCCTGGCCGCCGCCGAACGCCCCGACCGTCTGAGCATCGTCCTGGTGGACGGCCGGGACAGCGTGGGCGCGGGCGGCGGACACGGCGAGGGCCTGCGCGTCTGTACGGACGTCCCGCATGTCACCACCCACCTGACCGCCAACGACCCGGTCCGGATGCGGGAGTTCGCCCAGTCCCTGAGCGCCGAACTGAAGCGGCGGGCCGAACTGCTCGGCCGCAGCGACTTCGCCGAGTGGCACACCGGCCGCGAGCTGTCGGGCCGCATGGTCGCCCAGCGCACGGCGGCGGCGCGCGGTGTGTCCGGGGCCGGCGACCTCGGCGGGGATCTCGACGCCCCGTCCAGTTCGACACTGCGGCTGCGGCCGGCGGCCGCACGCCGACAGGCGGAGACCGCGCCCCCGCTGCCCCGCCTCGTCGTGGTCGTGGACGATTTCGACGCCCTGGTCTCCCCCGCCCTCGGCTCACCGGGCAGGCCGGCCGCCGGGTCGGTGATACGCGCGCTGGAGGCCGTGGCCCGGGAGGGCGAGCGGCTCGGCGTGCACCTGGTGGCCGCCGCCGGCCCCGGCGGCCGTACGGCGGAGACGGAGCCCGCGCGCCGCGCCACCCTGCGCGTCGCCCTCGACGCCCCGGCCTCCGGCCCGGACGAACCGGCACCCGGCCGCGGTCGACTGACCTGGTCCGACGGGAGGATGACGCCGTTTCAGGGCGGGCGGGTCACCGGCCGTATCCCCCGTACGGCGACCCTGCGGCCCACGGTCGTCCCACTGGAGTGGCACCGCATGGGCGACCCGCCGACCCGCCGCCCCGTCCGGGAACTGGGCAACGGCCCGACCGACCTGGCCCTCCTCGCCAGCGCGCTGGAGCGGGCAGCCCGAGAGGTCTCGGCAACGGAGGTCCCCTCACTGCTGTGA
- the ftsE gene encoding cell division ATP-binding protein FtsE yields the protein MIRFDNVSKVYPKQTRPALRDVSLEVEKGEFVFLVGSSGSGKSTFLRLILREERCSHGQVHVLGKDLARLSNWKVPQMRRQLGTVFQDFRLLPNKTVAENVAFAQEVIGKSRGEIRKSVPQVLDLVGLGGKEERRPGELSGGEQQRVAIARAFVNRPKLLIADEPTGNLDPQTSVGIMKLLDRINRTGTTVVMATHDQNIVDQMRKRVIELEQGRLVRDQARGVYGYQH from the coding sequence GTGATCCGATTCGACAACGTATCCAAGGTCTACCCCAAGCAGACCCGCCCCGCACTCAGGGATGTCTCCCTGGAGGTGGAGAAGGGCGAGTTCGTGTTCCTCGTGGGCTCCTCCGGCTCCGGGAAGTCCACCTTCCTGCGGCTGATCCTCCGCGAGGAGCGGTGCAGCCACGGCCAGGTGCACGTGCTGGGCAAGGACCTCGCGCGCCTCTCCAACTGGAAGGTGCCGCAGATGCGCCGCCAGCTGGGGACGGTCTTCCAGGACTTCCGGCTGCTGCCGAACAAGACGGTCGCGGAGAACGTGGCCTTCGCGCAGGAGGTCATCGGCAAGTCGCGCGGCGAGATCCGCAAGTCCGTGCCGCAGGTGCTGGACCTCGTCGGACTCGGCGGCAAGGAGGAGCGCAGGCCGGGCGAACTGTCCGGTGGTGAGCAGCAGCGCGTCGCCATCGCGCGGGCCTTCGTCAACCGCCCCAAGCTCCTCATCGCCGACGAGCCCACCGGCAACCTGGACCCGCAGACCTCCGTCGGCATCATGAAGCTGCTCGACCGCATCAACCGGACGGGCACGACCGTGGTGATGGCGACGCACGACCAGAACATCGTGGACCAGATGCGCAAGCGCGTCATCGAGCTGGAGCAGGGCCGCCTCGTCCGCGACCAGGCGCGCGGCGTCTACGGCTACCAGCACTGA
- a CDS encoding serine/threonine-protein kinase, translated as MARKIGSRYTAHQILGRGSAGTVWLGEGPDGPVAVKLLREDLASDQELVGRFVQERTALLGLEHPHIVSVRDLVVDGNDLALVMDLVRGTDLRTRLDREKRLAPEAAVAIVADVADGLAAAHAAGVVHRDVKPENVLLNMQGPLGPGGSHPALLTDFGVAKLIDSPRRTRATKIIGTPDYLAPEIVEGLPPRASVDIYALATVLYELLAGFTPFGGGHPGAVLRRHVTETVVPLPGIPDELWQLLVQCLAKAPASRLRASELGARLRELQPLLAGMPPLDVDEPDAESAEETPEEVSAGSAAPSGEQVRRGAVPLVPGAKPADSNRDTHTSMRVPGPDELAGGARGTARVPRAAGAPRPGSARHRATTRRRRVVLGTAAVVLVAAVGVGTWAATSGDDAGANPQDTKNSAPGSP; from the coding sequence TTGGCACGGAAGATCGGCAGCCGGTACACCGCCCACCAGATCCTGGGACGGGGCAGCGCCGGCACGGTGTGGCTGGGTGAGGGGCCCGACGGGCCCGTCGCCGTCAAGCTGCTGCGCGAGGACCTCGCGTCCGACCAGGAACTCGTCGGGCGCTTCGTGCAGGAGCGCACGGCCCTGCTCGGGCTCGAGCATCCGCACATCGTGTCCGTGCGCGACCTCGTCGTCGACGGCAACGACCTCGCCCTGGTCATGGACCTGGTCCGGGGCACCGACCTGCGCACCCGGCTCGACCGGGAGAAGCGGCTCGCGCCCGAGGCCGCGGTGGCGATCGTCGCGGACGTGGCGGACGGGCTGGCGGCGGCACACGCGGCCGGTGTCGTGCACCGCGACGTGAAGCCGGAGAACGTCCTGCTGAACATGCAGGGGCCGCTCGGCCCCGGCGGCTCGCACCCGGCACTGCTGACGGACTTCGGGGTCGCCAAGCTGATCGACTCCCCGCGCCGGACCCGCGCCACGAAGATCATCGGCACGCCTGACTACCTGGCCCCGGAGATCGTGGAGGGCCTGCCGCCGAGGGCCTCCGTCGACATCTACGCCCTCGCGACGGTGCTGTACGAGCTGCTGGCGGGCTTCACCCCGTTCGGCGGCGGACACCCGGGCGCGGTGCTGCGCCGCCATGTCACCGAGACGGTGGTGCCGCTGCCCGGCATCCCGGACGAACTGTGGCAGCTGCTCGTGCAGTGCCTGGCCAAGGCGCCGGCCTCACGGCTGCGCGCCTCGGAGCTGGGCGCACGTCTGCGGGAGCTGCAGCCGCTGCTGGCCGGGATGCCGCCGCTCGACGTGGACGAGCCGGACGCGGAGTCCGCGGAGGAGACGCCGGAGGAGGTGTCCGCCGGCTCTGCGGCGCCCTCCGGGGAGCAGGTACGGCGCGGAGCGGTACCGCTGGTGCCGGGGGCCAAGCCGGCCGACTCCAACCGGGACACGCACACGTCGATGAGGGTGCCGGGACCCGACGAACTGGCCGGCGGGGCCCGCGGCACGGCCCGGGTACCGCGTGCGGCGGGGGCGCCGCGCCCGGGGTCCGCCCGGCACCGGGCGACCACCAGGCGCCGCCGGGTGGTGCTGGGGACGGCCGCGGTGGTGCTCGTGGCGGCCGTCGGCGTCGGCACCTGGGCGGCCACGTCGGGCGACGACGCGGGAGCGAATCCGCAGGACACCAAGAACTCGGCGCCCGGCTCACCCTGA
- the prfB gene encoding peptide chain release factor 2 produces the protein MAVVDVSEELKSLSSTMESIEAVLDLDRLRADIAVLEEQAAAPSLWDNPDEAQKITSKLSHLQAEVRKAETLRGRIDDLSVLFEMAEEEDDPDTRAEAESELNSVRKALDEMEVRTLLSGEYDSREALVNIRAEAGGVDAADFAEKLQRMYLRWAEQHGYKTEVYETSYAEEAGIKSTTFAVQIPYAYGTLSVEQGTHRLVRISPFDNQGRRQTSFAGVEILPVVEKTDHIEIDESELRIDVYRSSGPGGQGVNTTDSAVRLTHLPTGIVVSCQNERSQIQNKASAMNVLQAKLLDRRRQEEQAKMDALKGDGGNSWGNQMRSYVLHPYQMVKDLRTEFEVGNPEAVFNGEIDGFLEAGIRWRKQQEK, from the coding sequence GTGGCAGTCGTCGATGTATCCGAAGAGCTCAAGTCCCTCTCCTCGACCATGGAGTCGATCGAGGCCGTTCTGGACCTCGACAGGCTGAGGGCAGACATCGCCGTGCTCGAGGAGCAGGCGGCCGCGCCGTCCCTGTGGGACAACCCGGACGAGGCGCAGAAGATCACCAGCAAGCTCTCCCACCTCCAGGCCGAGGTCAGGAAGGCGGAGACGCTGCGGGGGCGGATCGACGATCTCTCCGTGCTCTTCGAGATGGCCGAGGAGGAGGACGACCCCGACACCCGCGCGGAGGCGGAGTCGGAGCTCAACTCGGTCCGGAAGGCGCTGGACGAGATGGAGGTCCGTACGCTCCTCTCCGGCGAGTACGACTCCCGCGAGGCGCTCGTCAACATCCGCGCCGAGGCCGGTGGCGTCGACGCCGCCGACTTCGCCGAGAAGCTCCAGCGGATGTACCTGCGCTGGGCGGAACAGCACGGCTACAAGACCGAGGTCTACGAGACGTCGTACGCCGAAGAGGCCGGCATCAAGTCGACCACCTTCGCCGTGCAGATCCCGTACGCCTACGGCACCCTCTCCGTGGAGCAGGGCACGCACCGGCTCGTGCGGATCTCGCCGTTCGACAACCAGGGGCGCCGGCAGACCTCCTTCGCGGGTGTCGAGATCCTTCCCGTGGTCGAGAAGACCGACCACATCGAGATCGACGAGTCCGAGCTGCGGATCGACGTGTACCGGTCGTCCGGGCCCGGAGGCCAGGGCGTGAACACCACCGACTCCGCGGTGCGGCTCACCCACCTCCCCACCGGGATCGTCGTCTCCTGCCAGAACGAGCGGTCGCAGATCCAGAACAAGGCGTCCGCGATGAACGTCCTGCAGGCGAAGCTCCTCGACCGGCGCCGGCAGGAGGAGCAGGCCAAGATGGACGCCCTCAAGGGCGACGGCGGCAACTCCTGGGGCAACCAGATGCGTTCGTACGTGCTGCACCCGTACCAGATGGTCAAGGACCTGCGTACGGAGTTCGAAGTCGGCAACCCCGAGGCCGTGTTCAACGGTGAGATCGACGGTTTCCTCGAGGCCGGAATTCGCTGGCGCAAGCAGCAAGAGAAGTAA